A part of Streptomyces sp. NBC_01497 genomic DNA contains:
- a CDS encoding carbohydrate ABC transporter permease — MEVLTTEAEAVPRTARRGPGAPAGTPRTGGVRRAVWVGAFLSPALALVAVLLVVPFAVTAYRSLFDDNGISARFVGLANYGALVTDPDFGRSLLNTLMWVAGTLVLPVLLGLVLAVLTHSVRWGAVARTAVVIPYALSGSATALLWTFLLKSDGAVNQSLHAVGLGGWQHDWLLHWPLNTIVMIVVTTWQSTGASLILFLIGLQTIPVETLEAARIDGAQGVQLFLRVIVPQLRPMTVVVVGMSIVNSLKTFDIVWLLTQGGPGTASETLALTMYRETFTLDRYGYGAAVSVVLTAVVVAASWLYLRRQVQPQRGGAA, encoded by the coding sequence GTGGAAGTCCTGACGACCGAGGCCGAGGCGGTTCCCCGTACAGCACGGCGCGGGCCCGGAGCCCCGGCCGGCACACCCCGGACCGGCGGCGTCCGGCGCGCCGTGTGGGTGGGCGCGTTCCTCTCGCCCGCCCTGGCGCTCGTCGCAGTGCTGCTGGTGGTGCCGTTCGCCGTCACCGCCTACCGGAGCCTGTTCGACGACAACGGCATCAGCGCACGCTTCGTCGGACTCGCCAACTACGGCGCGCTCGTGACGGATCCGGACTTCGGCCGGTCCTTGCTCAACACGCTCATGTGGGTGGCGGGCACCCTGGTCCTGCCCGTGCTCCTCGGGCTGGTGCTCGCGGTGCTGACCCACTCGGTGCGCTGGGGGGCCGTGGCCCGTACGGCCGTGGTCATCCCGTACGCGCTGTCCGGATCGGCGACGGCCCTGCTGTGGACGTTCCTGCTCAAGAGCGACGGAGCCGTCAACCAGAGCCTGCACGCGGTGGGGCTCGGAGGCTGGCAGCACGACTGGCTGCTGCACTGGCCGCTCAACACGATCGTGATGATCGTCGTGACCACCTGGCAGTCCACCGGCGCCTCGCTGATCCTGTTCCTCATCGGGCTGCAGACCATCCCGGTCGAGACCCTGGAGGCCGCGCGGATCGACGGCGCGCAGGGCGTGCAGTTGTTCCTGCGGGTGATCGTGCCCCAGTTGCGGCCCATGACGGTGGTGGTCGTGGGCATGTCCATCGTCAACAGTCTCAAGACGTTCGACATCGTCTGGCTGCTGACACAGGGCGGCCCCGGCACGGCGTCCGAGACACTCGCCCTGACGATGTACCGCGAGACCTTCACCCTGGACCGCTACGGGTACGGCGCCGCCGTCTCCGTCGTCCTGACGGCGGTCGTCGTCGCCGCGTCCTGGCTGTACCTGCGCCGCCAGGTCCAGCCGCAGCGGGGTGGTGCCGCATGA
- a CDS encoding ABC transporter substrate-binding protein, with the protein MSRPAPSDVLSLFNDNPSWAPGFQDAGRQLLRRAGYRLAPRAVPNVSNYQQIVRMSAQTDSSADLIKWWNGYRLRDIARAGLLADVSGAWDEAERRGWCEDPALRESFTSDGRQYGVPLYKSYYAVFYSKPLFARLGVGVPATWQEFLHIVDLTHARGITPIASGGATTWESSIWFQQLVNGLDHRFYLDLTAGKRSYTDAECRQAMALWSDLYRRGAFSSPDVSAADLPGSFTKGRTAMFLYGTWDTGAFLDAGVKDADLGAFLLPPPPGGDRSVLVESGVLAVSANAHKRGAAVEAARAWLDPAVQKAWTGFLRDTSADPAVLPDVGAVRQVAAQVRAERPAQAVRYWEASPPVLIEGNVQDLSAFMIQPTAARATQTLQSMQRRAEKEWKAWKS; encoded by the coding sequence ATGTCAAGACCGGCGCCGTCCGACGTGCTCTCGCTGTTCAACGACAACCCCAGTTGGGCGCCCGGGTTCCAGGACGCCGGCCGGCAGTTGCTCCGCAGGGCCGGGTACCGGCTGGCACCCCGGGCCGTGCCGAACGTCAGCAACTACCAGCAGATCGTCCGGATGTCCGCGCAGACCGACTCCTCGGCCGATCTCATCAAGTGGTGGAACGGGTACCGCCTGCGCGACATCGCCCGCGCCGGGCTCCTCGCGGACGTCTCGGGTGCCTGGGACGAGGCGGAGCGCCGCGGCTGGTGCGAGGACCCCGCTCTGCGGGAGTCGTTCACGAGCGACGGCAGACAGTACGGCGTCCCGCTGTACAAGTCGTACTACGCCGTCTTCTACAGCAAGCCGCTGTTCGCCCGGCTCGGTGTCGGTGTCCCGGCGACGTGGCAGGAGTTCCTGCACATCGTCGACCTCACGCATGCGCGCGGCATCACACCGATCGCGTCGGGCGGTGCGACGACCTGGGAGTCGTCGATCTGGTTCCAGCAACTCGTCAACGGCCTGGACCACCGCTTCTACCTGGACCTCACCGCGGGCAAGCGGTCCTACACCGACGCGGAATGCCGGCAGGCGATGGCGCTGTGGAGCGATCTGTACCGGCGCGGGGCGTTCTCCTCACCCGACGTGTCGGCGGCCGACCTGCCCGGCAGCTTCACGAAGGGCCGTACCGCCATGTTCCTCTACGGCACTTGGGACACGGGAGCCTTCCTCGACGCCGGGGTCAAGGACGCGGACCTGGGGGCCTTCCTGCTGCCTCCGCCGCCCGGCGGCGACCGGTCGGTACTCGTCGAGAGCGGCGTCCTGGCGGTCTCGGCGAACGCACACAAGCGCGGGGCCGCCGTCGAGGCCGCCCGGGCCTGGCTCGATCCGGCCGTGCAGAAGGCGTGGACCGGTTTCCTGCGCGACACGTCCGCCGACCCCGCGGTACTGCCGGATGTGGGCGCGGTGCGCCAGGTCGCCGCCCAGGTGCGTGCGGAACGGCCGGCCCAGGCAGTCCGCTACTGGGAGGCGTCCCCGCCGGTGCTGATCGAGGGCAATGTGCAGGATCTCAGCGCCTTCATGATCCAGCCCACGGCCGCCCGGGCCACCCAGACGCTTCAGAGCATGCAGCGACGAGCCGAGAAGGAGTGGAAGGCGTGGAAGTCCTGA
- a CDS encoding carbohydrate ABC transporter permease, producing the protein MTGRAVRHVLVALVSVLWLVPTWLVVVNAFTPSGQYTGSPRWWFASFGFLGNVRAAFSSAAVGRGLLNTLVYAVTGAAIAVVIAALASFAVTVMPVRRPAIWFWAIFIGTVLPLQTFLSPQFTGFARTGLYDTQYGMVLVYVALTVPFAFFVNRNFMMTVPREISEAAQLDGVNWLRMFLSIHLPLARNALLAAFIFQFTWIWNDLLFGITLSLSPNVRPVMATLADLSGNYSTVGPPAVLAGALVASVPTVVLFFVFQRFFVNSLRLTS; encoded by the coding sequence ATGACCGGCCGAGCGGTACGGCACGTCCTCGTCGCCCTGGTGTCCGTGCTGTGGCTGGTGCCGACATGGCTGGTGGTCGTGAACGCCTTCACGCCCTCGGGCCAGTACACCGGGTCCCCGCGCTGGTGGTTCGCCTCCTTCGGTTTCCTCGGCAACGTCCGCGCCGCGTTCAGCAGCGCCGCCGTGGGCCGGGGCCTGCTCAACACACTCGTGTACGCCGTCACCGGGGCGGCTATCGCCGTCGTCATCGCGGCACTCGCCTCCTTCGCGGTCACGGTCATGCCGGTCCGGCGCCCCGCGATCTGGTTCTGGGCGATCTTCATCGGCACCGTGCTGCCGCTGCAGACCTTCCTGTCGCCGCAGTTCACGGGGTTCGCCCGCACCGGGCTCTACGACACCCAGTACGGCATGGTGCTGGTGTATGTGGCGCTGACCGTGCCGTTCGCCTTCTTCGTCAACCGCAACTTCATGATGACCGTGCCACGGGAGATCTCCGAGGCCGCCCAGCTCGACGGTGTCAACTGGCTGCGGATGTTCCTCTCCATCCATCTGCCCCTGGCGAGGAACGCGCTCCTCGCCGCGTTCATCTTCCAGTTCACCTGGATCTGGAACGACCTCCTCTTCGGCATCACCCTCTCGCTGAGCCCCAACGTGCGGCCGGTGATGGCCACGCTGGCGGACCTGAGCGGGAACTACTCCACGGTGGGGCCACCCGCCGTACTCGCCGGGGCCCTCGTGGCGTCGGTGCCCACCGTGGTCCTCTTCTTCGTCTTCCAGCGCTTCTTCGTCAACAGCCTGCGCCTGACATCCTGA
- a CDS encoding glycoside hydrolase family 3 C-terminal domain-containing protein → MDRQRHRLRRAGLAAACALACTVGLTATAHGPANAAGRSGPTAATTPVYLDTGYSFAERAADLVSRMTLQEKVQQLATNSAPAIPRLGVQQYTYWSEGQHGVNTLGADQNNGGAQGGIHATSFPVNFASTMTWDPSLIYQETGAISDEVRGFNDTSLFGSGQNNLGPSADDYGALTFWAPNVNLDRDPRWGRTDEAFGEDPYLTGKMAGEFVDGYQGNDQNGTPRTGYLKVAATAKHYALNNVEENRTGISSGVDDTDLRDYYTAQFRTLIEDAHVSGLMTSYNAINGTPSVADTYTTNQLAQRTYGFDGYVTSDCGAVGTTWQQFPGGHDWAAPGWTTDHKPSPTWTSTTTGATMTGQAGGEAYALRAGTDLNCTGDEATTTNVQQAIDAGALSEGVLDNALVKVFTVRMQTGEFDPASKVAYTKISKDQIESPAHQGLARTVADNSLVLLKNGQVPGTDRPLLPADPAKTGKIVILGDLAGTVTLGGYSGEPTKQVDAVQGITDAVKAANPGASVVFDAAGTSSTASGAATLSDRTLADVKAADLVVLFVGTDENNASEGKDRASLDMPGNYDSLIDQTTALGNKNTALVIQSDGPVKIDDVKDKVPAILFSGYNGESQGDALADVLFGKQNPAGHLDFTWYKDDSQLPDKSNYGLTPDQTGGLGRTYQYFTGTPTYPFGYGLSYSTFAYSHIKADKKSVSANGTVDVGFDIENTGTTAGSTVAQLYAATQFTEAGVQLPDKRLEGFRKTKSLAPGATQHITIPVKVPDLAFWDAKASRDTVYDGAYGFQVGPDAGTLAGSAKVKVTGALQRKVQYVTVQPEDVVHNAGDTFDLTGKNKWIKDDTDASKEQRDLSVTADNVVEAVNNDESFVDLSTAHVTYGSSDPKVATVDRDGSVHAVADGTATIKVTVNGVSGTTPVVVRNTLTLGAPPIADAGSTFTAKTTYTNGAGKPVKGVTVALAAPSDWTAAASTPATFAEVGAGQAVSTTWQVTVPEGVDPASFALDSTVTTPNGRQSAQAPVTVPYASVAAAYDNSGISDDATPGTGSLDGGGASFSEQTLEAAGYTAGQNATHDGVTFPWPATAGTGKPDNIVASGQAVHVRGSGATLGFIGTSDFGASSGSGTVLYTDGTTQTYSLGFGDWWGSSAPAGSDFAATLAYLNNSGGHQTQQVHTYGVTVPLRTGKTVEAVTLPNVSKTATNSQLAMHIFSIGIGG, encoded by the coding sequence ATGGACAGACAACGACACCGCTTGCGCCGGGCAGGACTGGCCGCCGCGTGCGCCCTGGCCTGTACGGTCGGCCTCACCGCCACCGCGCACGGCCCGGCGAACGCCGCCGGACGCTCCGGGCCCACGGCGGCAACGACCCCGGTCTACCTCGACACCGGCTACTCCTTCGCGGAGCGCGCGGCCGACCTGGTGTCCCGTATGACGCTGCAGGAGAAGGTCCAGCAGCTCGCCACCAACAGCGCCCCCGCCATCCCCCGGCTCGGCGTGCAGCAGTACACGTACTGGAGCGAGGGCCAGCACGGCGTCAACACCCTGGGCGCGGACCAGAACAACGGCGGCGCACAGGGCGGCATCCACGCCACCAGCTTCCCGGTCAACTTCGCGTCCACCATGACCTGGGACCCGTCCTTGATCTACCAGGAGACCGGGGCCATCTCCGACGAGGTACGCGGCTTCAACGACACGTCGCTCTTCGGCAGCGGGCAGAACAACCTCGGCCCCTCCGCCGACGACTACGGGGCCCTGACCTTCTGGGCCCCCAACGTCAACCTCGACCGGGACCCGCGCTGGGGCCGCACCGACGAGGCCTTCGGCGAAGACCCCTACCTGACGGGCAAGATGGCCGGCGAGTTCGTCGACGGCTACCAGGGCAACGACCAGAACGGCACACCCCGGACCGGATACCTCAAGGTCGCGGCCACGGCGAAGCACTACGCGCTCAACAACGTCGAGGAGAACCGCACCGGCATCAGCTCCGGCGTCGATGACACCGACCTGCGCGACTACTACACCGCGCAGTTCCGGACGCTGATCGAGGACGCCCATGTCTCGGGCCTGATGACCTCGTACAACGCGATCAATGGCACCCCGTCAGTGGCCGACACCTACACCACGAACCAACTCGCCCAGCGCACCTACGGGTTCGACGGCTACGTGACCTCCGACTGCGGCGCTGTCGGCACCACCTGGCAGCAGTTCCCCGGCGGCCACGACTGGGCGGCCCCCGGCTGGACGACCGACCACAAGCCGAGCCCGACCTGGACCAGCACCACCACGGGTGCGACCATGACCGGACAGGCGGGCGGCGAGGCGTACGCGCTGCGCGCGGGGACCGACCTCAACTGCACCGGTGACGAGGCGACGACCACCAACGTCCAGCAGGCCATCGACGCCGGCGCCCTGAGCGAGGGTGTGCTCGACAACGCGCTGGTCAAGGTGTTCACCGTCCGCATGCAGACCGGCGAGTTCGACCCGGCGAGCAAGGTCGCCTACACGAAGATCTCCAAGGACCAGATCGAGTCCCCCGCGCACCAGGGCCTCGCCCGTACCGTCGCGGACAACTCCCTCGTCCTGCTGAAGAACGGACAGGTGCCCGGCACGGACAGGCCGCTGCTGCCGGCCGACCCAGCGAAGACCGGCAAGATCGTGATCCTCGGTGACCTGGCGGGCACCGTGACGCTCGGCGGTTACTCCGGCGAACCGACCAAGCAGGTCGACGCCGTCCAGGGGATCACCGACGCGGTGAAGGCCGCGAACCCGGGTGCGTCCGTGGTCTTCGACGCGGCAGGCACCTCCTCCACGGCGAGCGGCGCCGCCACGCTGAGCGACCGGACCCTGGCCGACGTGAAGGCAGCGGACCTGGTCGTCCTGTTCGTCGGAACCGACGAGAACAACGCGTCGGAGGGCAAGGACCGGGCAAGCCTCGACATGCCGGGCAACTACGACTCGCTCATCGACCAGACCACCGCGCTCGGCAACAAGAACACCGCGCTGGTCATCCAGTCGGACGGCCCGGTGAAGATCGACGACGTCAAGGACAAGGTTCCCGCGATCCTGTTCAGCGGCTACAACGGCGAGAGCCAGGGCGACGCGCTCGCCGACGTGCTCTTCGGCAAGCAGAACCCTGCCGGGCACCTGGACTTCACCTGGTACAAGGACGACTCACAGCTGCCGGACAAGTCCAACTACGGCCTCACACCCGACCAGACCGGTGGACTCGGCCGCACCTACCAGTACTTCACCGGCACGCCCACCTACCCCTTCGGATACGGCCTGAGCTACAGCACGTTCGCCTACTCCCACATCAAGGCCGACAAGAAGTCGGTCTCGGCGAACGGCACGGTCGACGTCGGCTTCGACATCGAGAACACCGGTACCACGGCCGGCTCGACGGTCGCCCAGCTGTACGCGGCGACGCAGTTCACCGAAGCCGGGGTACAACTGCCGGACAAGCGCCTTGAGGGCTTCCGGAAGACGAAGTCGCTGGCACCGGGCGCGACCCAGCACATCACCATCCCCGTCAAGGTCCCCGATCTGGCCTTCTGGGACGCGAAGGCGTCGCGTGACACCGTCTACGACGGGGCCTACGGCTTCCAGGTCGGCCCCGACGCGGGTACCCTCGCGGGCTCCGCGAAGGTGAAGGTCACCGGGGCACTCCAACGGAAGGTCCAGTACGTCACCGTCCAGCCGGAGGACGTCGTCCACAACGCGGGCGACACATTCGACCTCACCGGCAAGAACAAGTGGATCAAGGACGACACGGACGCGAGCAAGGAACAGCGCGACCTGTCGGTGACGGCGGACAACGTGGTCGAGGCCGTCAACAACGACGAGTCCTTCGTCGACCTGTCCACCGCGCACGTCACGTACGGCAGCAGCGATCCGAAGGTCGCCACCGTGGACCGCGACGGCAGCGTCCACGCGGTCGCCGACGGCACCGCCACCATCAAGGTCACCGTGAACGGTGTCAGCGGCACGACCCCCGTCGTGGTGCGGAACACGCTCACCCTCGGCGCGCCGCCCATCGCGGACGCGGGCTCCACATTCACCGCGAAGACCACCTACACCAACGGCGCCGGCAAGCCGGTCAAGGGCGTGACGGTCGCACTCGCCGCACCGAGCGACTGGACCGCCGCGGCGAGCACACCGGCCACCTTCGCCGAGGTCGGCGCCGGCCAGGCCGTCAGCACGACGTGGCAGGTGACGGTCCCCGAGGGTGTCGACCCGGCGTCCTTCGCCCTCGACTCCACCGTCACCACACCCAACGGGCGGCAGAGCGCCCAGGCGCCGGTGACGGTGCCGTACGCCTCCGTCGCCGCCGCCTACGACAACTCCGGGATCAGCGACGACGCCACTCCGGGCACCGGCAGCCTGGACGGCGGCGGCGCCAGCTTCTCGGAACAGACCCTGGAGGCTGCCGGATACACGGCAGGGCAGAACGCGACCCACGACGGGGTCACCTTCCCGTGGCCCGCGACGGCGGGAACCGGTAAGCCCGACAACATCGTCGCGAGTGGCCAGGCCGTACATGTCCGGGGTTCGGGAGCGACGCTGGGCTTCATCGGCACCAGTGACTTCGGCGCCTCCTCCGGATCGGGCACCGTCCTCTACACCGACGGCACCACCCAGACCTACTCGCTCGGCTTCGGGGACTGGTGGGGCTCGTCGGCGCCCGCGGGCAGCGACTTCGCCGCCACGCTCGCGTACCTGAACAACTCCGGCGGCCACCAGACACAGCAGGTGCACACCTACGGTGTGACAGTGCCACTGCGCACGGGCAAGACGGTTGAGGCCGTCACCCTGCCGAATGTCAGCAAGACCGCGACCAACAGCCAGCTGGCGATGCACATCTTCTCGATCGGGATCGGAGGCTGA
- a CDS encoding LacI family DNA-binding transcriptional regulator: protein MSTQSDSASSLTMRDVAERLGVSTMTVSRALRGQPGIGEATRRRVLAEVAALGYRPNKLARGLRSGGPNELIGLVVTNLANPFYSQLAVGVEEVCVRYGARVMLGSTSEDPDVERDVVRDLLDRGVDGLVVVPASHDHSHLGGPRLRETPVVLAASPPMDIDVDCVLVDDVGGTRAACRRLVSRGHRRIGFLGLPPSLWTGSERFRGYALALEEAGIAVDERYVSRHRGDSALAEQAARAMLALPDPPTALITANNRNTVGALRALRDRPEGGNPVALAGFDDIELADMLHLPLTVVSYDAAEVGRAAATLLFERQRSTTPLQPRRVTIATKLIDHPMPR, encoded by the coding sequence ATGAGCACGCAATCCGACTCCGCGTCGTCCCTGACGATGCGGGACGTGGCCGAACGCCTCGGCGTCAGCACCATGACGGTCTCCCGGGCCCTGCGCGGACAGCCCGGGATCGGCGAGGCGACCCGCAGACGGGTCCTCGCCGAGGTCGCCGCGCTCGGCTACCGCCCGAACAAGCTCGCCAGGGGGTTGCGTTCCGGCGGCCCCAACGAACTGATCGGCCTTGTCGTCACCAACCTCGCGAACCCCTTCTACTCCCAACTCGCCGTGGGCGTGGAAGAGGTGTGCGTCCGCTACGGGGCGCGCGTCATGCTCGGCAGCACCAGCGAGGACCCGGACGTCGAACGCGACGTCGTGAGGGACCTGTTGGACCGCGGTGTGGACGGCTTAGTGGTCGTCCCCGCCAGCCACGACCACAGTCATCTCGGCGGGCCCCGGCTCCGCGAGACACCCGTCGTGCTCGCGGCCAGTCCGCCGATGGACATCGACGTGGACTGCGTGCTCGTCGACGACGTCGGCGGGACCCGCGCCGCGTGCCGCCGGCTCGTGAGCCGGGGCCACCGGCGCATCGGTTTCCTCGGGCTGCCGCCGTCCCTGTGGACGGGCTCGGAGCGCTTCCGCGGCTATGCCCTGGCGCTGGAGGAGGCGGGCATCGCGGTGGACGAACGCTACGTCAGCCGGCACCGGGGCGACAGCGCTCTCGCGGAGCAGGCCGCACGCGCCATGCTCGCGCTGCCTGATCCCCCGACCGCGCTGATCACGGCCAACAACCGCAACACCGTGGGCGCGCTGCGTGCCCTGCGTGACCGGCCGGAGGGCGGGAACCCGGTGGCCCTCGCGGGGTTCGACGACATCGAACTCGCCGACATGCTGCACCTGCCGCTGACCGTGGTGTCGTACGACGCGGCGGAGGTCGGGAGGGCCGCGGCCACGCTGCTGTTCGAACGTCAGCGCAGCACGACGCCACTCCAGCCGCGACGCGTCACCATCGCGACGAAGCTCATCGACCACCCGATGCCCCGGTAG
- a CDS encoding alpha-mannosidase has translation MTTRALVRDRRWSTEKARTSMVGLAVAATAQAGSTRFRALPEHLVRRTPAGAQRCVRILIDGADPGGWTFTAEAAGHGPLPVQTVSAPGGWRLLLPLESEPRDLRITATGHGASAVLAFTLEPPREWTIHLVHHSHLDIGYTDPQGTVLGEHVAFLDSCLDLTRATDDWPDNAKFRWAVESLWSFEQWAAARPARRVEEFVRRVKAGQIELTAMPYNLHTDTCSTDELHELLRLARSVKEAHGIDFLSAMQTDVPGTVAGLPDALAGLGVRYLSVAHNWAGRSVPNMNGGAQLPRLFRWRAPSGNELLTWMTDSPHGLAYMEGPVLGFDTSYAMVDDLLPAYLTALATNPYPIPPELVGSPGPTAGHREPYPWDILHLRVQGHFGDNAPPRLILAETVRRWNETWASPTLRLSTNTDFFTDAEQRLGDAVPVFEGDWGDWWVEGVGSGARPQAMVRRAQSTVTDAATLYGMAALSDSGPAALAHAENARHGAADVYRSVSLFNEHTWGAGDPWTHGDSGMGSGEQQWHWKYGYALHGDNDADTFLDHASSALGAALPVTPGADATYWAVNTTSARRTSAVTLFVRESRIPLDRAVSVTDGRTGKPLPSVAEAQTNPVHRDAGRLLHVEVPDVPPLGLVRLDLTAGEQGTAEVPPTDRKQDAGSDRRPPLPRAEDLVLENDHLRVRVDLGRACVASITEKATGRELVDQEAVVGFNGYVYDTYTTAGGFNHQANKTTATDELELLGSRSLARPAVLLERRDDALGRSLTYEYAADGVSLARTTVSLGRDDAHVVFDNRFDKPATMTKESAYLAFPFALEAPSVRYEITGALTGSGLAHVPGAPQHMRAVRSFVTLDDAEGPVAWVTRDAPLVEPETIPLPYAPFPDSTAPRRPGTLYSWVHNNLWDTNFPSQQAFDTTFRYAVGVRRSGESIEAEALGLRTAHEVDHPLVGVAAHGEPTAAGDPAERALLSVDDPSVRLIDAAPVVPAASGGGGNGAASADILVRLQSFAESARTVRLRCGFPVAAAERATLLGDPEGPVTREGDDILVDIPRLGSTAVRVTPGAGRSTGDEDGEGVVPVA, from the coding sequence ATGACGACGCGTGCCCTCGTACGTGACCGCCGGTGGTCGACCGAAAAGGCCCGGACGAGCATGGTCGGCCTCGCGGTGGCGGCCACGGCCCAGGCCGGCAGCACCAGGTTCCGTGCCCTGCCGGAACACCTCGTGCGACGCACACCGGCCGGCGCACAACGCTGCGTACGGATCCTGATCGACGGTGCGGATCCCGGCGGCTGGACCTTCACCGCCGAGGCGGCGGGCCACGGCCCGCTGCCCGTTCAGACCGTGAGTGCCCCCGGCGGATGGCGGCTGCTGCTGCCGTTGGAGTCCGAGCCGCGGGACCTGCGCATCACCGCCACCGGCCATGGTGCCTCCGCCGTACTCGCCTTCACCCTCGAACCGCCGCGCGAGTGGACGATCCACCTCGTGCACCACTCGCACCTGGACATCGGCTACACCGACCCGCAGGGCACGGTACTCGGGGAGCACGTCGCGTTCCTCGACTCCTGCCTCGACCTGACCCGTGCCACCGACGACTGGCCCGACAACGCCAAGTTCCGGTGGGCGGTGGAGTCACTGTGGTCCTTCGAGCAGTGGGCGGCCGCACGGCCGGCCCGGCGCGTCGAGGAGTTCGTACGGCGCGTCAAGGCCGGGCAGATCGAGCTGACGGCCATGCCCTACAACCTGCACACCGACACCTGCTCGACGGACGAGCTCCACGAACTCCTGCGGCTCGCCCGTTCCGTCAAGGAGGCCCACGGCATCGACTTCCTCAGCGCGATGCAGACCGACGTGCCGGGCACCGTCGCGGGTCTTCCCGACGCGCTGGCGGGGCTCGGCGTGCGCTACCTGTCCGTGGCGCACAACTGGGCCGGGCGCTCCGTCCCCAACATGAACGGCGGCGCCCAACTGCCGCGCCTGTTCCGCTGGCGCGCCCCGTCGGGCAACGAACTCCTCACCTGGATGACGGACAGCCCGCACGGCCTCGCCTACATGGAGGGCCCGGTGCTGGGCTTCGACACCTCCTACGCGATGGTGGACGACCTGCTGCCCGCCTACCTGACCGCCCTGGCCACCAACCCGTACCCCATACCGCCCGAGCTCGTGGGCTCGCCGGGACCGACCGCGGGCCATCGCGAACCGTACCCGTGGGACATCCTGCACCTGCGGGTCCAGGGCCACTTCGGGGACAACGCGCCGCCGCGGCTGATCCTGGCCGAGACCGTACGCCGCTGGAACGAGACCTGGGCCTCCCCGACCCTGCGGCTCTCCACCAACACCGACTTCTTCACCGACGCCGAGCAGCGACTCGGCGACGCGGTGCCCGTCTTCGAGGGCGACTGGGGCGACTGGTGGGTGGAGGGCGTCGGCTCAGGGGCCCGGCCGCAGGCCATGGTCCGCCGCGCGCAGTCCACCGTGACGGACGCCGCCACCCTCTACGGCATGGCGGCGCTGAGCGACTCCGGACCCGCCGCACTCGCCCACGCCGAGAACGCCCGGCACGGCGCTGCGGACGTGTACCGGTCGGTCTCGCTCTTCAACGAACACACCTGGGGCGCGGGCGACCCGTGGACCCACGGCGACTCGGGCATGGGCTCCGGCGAGCAGCAGTGGCACTGGAAGTACGGATACGCCCTGCACGGCGACAACGACGCGGACACCTTCCTCGACCACGCGTCGTCCGCACTCGGCGCGGCGCTGCCCGTCACCCCCGGTGCCGACGCGACCTACTGGGCCGTCAACACCACGTCGGCACGGCGCACTTCGGCCGTCACCCTGTTCGTGCGCGAGAGCCGCATCCCCCTGGACCGGGCGGTGTCGGTCACCGACGGCCGCACAGGCAAGCCGCTGCCGAGCGTCGCGGAGGCGCAGACCAACCCCGTACACCGGGACGCGGGGCGTCTGCTGCACGTCGAGGTGCCCGACGTCCCGCCGCTCGGGCTCGTCAGGCTCGACCTCACAGCGGGGGAGCAGGGCACGGCGGAGGTACCGCCCACCGACCGGAAACAGGACGCGGGAAGCGACCGGCGGCCGCCGCTGCCGAGGGCCGAGGACCTGGTCCTGGAGAACGACCACCTCCGGGTGCGCGTGGACCTCGGGCGTGCGTGCGTGGCGTCGATCACCGAGAAGGCCACCGGGCGTGAACTCGTCGACCAGGAAGCCGTGGTGGGCTTCAACGGCTATGTCTACGACACGTACACCACCGCGGGCGGCTTCAACCACCAGGCCAACAAGACGACCGCGACGGACGAGCTGGAACTCCTGGGTTCCCGTTCCCTCGCCAGGCCGGCCGTCCTGCTCGAACGCCGCGACGACGCCCTCGGCCGGAGCCTCACCTACGAGTACGCGGCGGACGGTGTGAGTCTCGCGCGGACCACCGTCAGCCTGGGGCGCGACGACGCGCACGTGGTCTTCGACAACCGCTTCGACAAGCCCGCCACCATGACGAAGGAGAGCGCCTACCTGGCCTTCCCGTTCGCCCTCGAAGCCCCCTCGGTCCGGTACGAGATCACCGGCGCGCTCACCGGGAGCGGACTCGCGCACGTTCCCGGCGCTCCCCAGCACATGCGCGCGGTGCGTTCCTTCGTCACCCTCGACGACGCCGAGGGCCCGGTCGCCTGGGTGACCCGCGATGCCCCACTGGTCGAGCCCGAGACCATCCCCCTGCCGTACGCGCCCTTCCCCGACTCCACGGCACCCCGCCGGCCGGGCACTCTCTACTCCTGGGTCCACAACAACCTGTGGGACACCAACTTCCCGTCCCAGCAGGCCTTCGACACGACCTTCCGCTATGCCGTCGGCGTCCGCAGGAGTGGCGAGAGCATCGAAGCGGAGGCGCTCGGCCTGCGCACCGCCCACGAGGTCGACCATCCGCTGGTGGGCGTCGCGGCGCACGGCGAACCAACCGCCGCGGGCGATCCGGCCGAACGCGCGCTGCTGTCCGTCGACGATCCGAGCGTACGGCTCATCGATGCGGCGCCGGTCGTGCCCGCCGCGTCGGGCGGGGGAGGGAACGGGGCCGCGTCCGCGGACATCCTCGTGCGTCTGCAGTCGTTTGCCGAGAGCGCGCGGACCGTCCGCCTCCGCTGCGGCTTCCCGGTAGCCGCCGCCGAGCGGGCCACACTCCTCGGTGACCCCGAGGGACCGGTAACGCGCGAAGGGGACGACATACTCGTGGACATCCCACGGCTCGGCAGCACCGCTGTCCGTGTCACCCCGGGTGCGGGCCGCAGCACAGGGGACGAGGACGGCGAGGGGGTCGTGCCCGTCGCGTAG